In Bombina bombina isolate aBomBom1 chromosome 6, aBomBom1.pri, whole genome shotgun sequence, a single genomic region encodes these proteins:
- the LOC128663527 gene encoding beta-1,3-galactosyltransferase 2 isoform X1 gives MTVYNSCCRFKFYTLLLIFIVGLFILFENYDVLKNNLNIPIEERQVMKPNATFRHPLVPPYPYPYKFLINHPEKCLNRQPFLVLLVIGESHDVATRIAIRETWGNESIYGKIEVTTLFLVGVNPVAPDATQNLLEEENIINGDIIQQDFLDTYYNLSLKTLMGMEWLTKFCPNAKYAIKIDNDMFLNVEFLIYQLLRPELPTRENYFSGYIVANTGPLRDKVYKWYVPKEVYPNDTYPPYCSGPGYVFSVDMAKKIYDVAQMIRILPMEDSFMGVCLYELNIPPTKPPNGVFNGHRINYNCCAFNKLITVHHYEKNELRKIWPHFWGKRLNCSS, from the coding sequence ATGACTGTTTATAATTCTTGTTGCCGCTTTAAATTCTACACTTTACTTCTCATTTTTATTGTTGGACTTTTCATTCTGTTTGAAAATTATGACGTTTTGAAGAATAATTTGAATATCCCCATTGAGGAACGACAGGTGATGAAACCTAATGCAACCTTCCGCCATCCTTTAGTGCCTCCTTACCCATATCCATACAAATTCCTTATTAATCATCCAGAGAAGTGCCTGAACAGACAACCCTTCCTTGTTCTTCTGGTGATCGGAGAAAGCCATGATGTGGCAACTAGGATCGCCATTCGAGAAACATGGGGAAATGAAAGTATCTATGGAAAAATTGAAGTCACAACACTTTTCCTTGTTGGAGTCAATCCTGTTGCACCAGATGCTACGCAAAATCTACTAGAAGAGGAAAATATTATTAATGGCGACATCATACAACAAGACTTTTTAGATACCTACTATAATTTGTCACTAAAAACATTAATGGGAATGGAGTGGTTGACCAAATTCTGTCCCAATGCCAAATATGCAAtaaaaatagacaatgacatgtTTCTCAATGTTGAATTTCTCATTTACCAACTTCTTCGCCCTGAGTTGCCCACTCGTGAAAACTATTTTTCAGGTTATATTGTGGCTAACACAGGGCCTTTACGAGATAAGGTTTACAAATGGTATGTACCCAAGGAAGTCTACCCTAATGATACCTACCCACCATACTGTTCAGGGCCTGGATATGTTTTCTCTGTGGATATGGCAAAAAAGATCTATGATGTTGCACAAATGATAAGAATACTTCCCATGGAAGACTCCTTTATGGGTGTTTGCTTATATGAATTAAATATACCACCAACTAAACCTCCAAATGGAGTTTTTAATGGGCACAGGATTAATTACAATTGCTGTGCCTTTAATAAACTCATAACAGTTCACCATTATGAAAAGAATGAATTAAGAAAAATATGGCCTCACTTCTGGGGCAAGAGGTTAAACTGTTCAAGCTGA